The Dama dama isolate Ldn47 chromosome 28, ASM3311817v1, whole genome shotgun sequence genome has a window encoding:
- the GPRC6A gene encoding LOW QUALITY PROTEIN: G-protein coupled receptor family C group 6 member A (The sequence of the model RefSeq protein was modified relative to this genomic sequence to represent the inferred CDS: inserted 8 bases in 5 codons; deleted 2 bases in 1 codon; substituted 4 bases at 4 genomic stop codons), with protein MAQLIVLITCFVIVFATSQPCQTPDDFVAATSPGHVMTGGLFAIHEKMLSSEEYPRRPEIQKCASFEISTFLQTLXIHSIEMINNSTLLSGVKLGYEIYDTCTDVTVAMAAALRXLSKFNSSREIVEFKCNYSSYMSRVKAVIGAGYSEITMXVSWMLSLQLMTQVSYESTAETLSDKIQFPSFLWTMPSDFYQTKAMAHLIQKSGQNWIGILTTDDDYGLSTLLQFRLISFAVQTAANNVCIVFREALPDFLSLMPVNLVFLVRINQTLERIIAEAEVNVVVVFLSQFHVFNLFSKAIERNINKTWIASYSXSTSTKIATIPDVNRIGKVVRFTFRRGNVSSFCSLLQNLYAFPSDNNKLSNEYAMLLSACAHTKDSDLSXCISNYSQGTLASEDTERNVFLRTDFLWDYTELGLVHSIQLAVLALSYASQDLXQAXGYQNPNGFQPWELLAILKNVTFMEGWSSFHFDAHGTMNTGYNIVLWREISGHMTFXKMVQYDLKNDVFIATNQETKNDHRNLKKIQSKFSKECSPGQMKKTTKSQHTCCYEYVTCPENHYNNRTDTDHCLLCNSETHWAPIGRTMYFEKEMEYLDWNDSLAILLLALSLLGILFVLAIGIIFARNLNTPIVKSSGELMVCYVILFCHFLNLAGSGFFIREPQSFTCKTRQTLLGMSFTLCISHILMKTLKILLAFSFDPKLQNFLKCFYKPIPIIFTCTLLLIFAAPAVGQNVSLPRAIIFECEEGSILAFGSMLVYTAILAFQCFICAFKGRKLPENYNEAKFITFGMLIYFIAWITFIPIXTTFDKYLLAVEIIVILISNYGILCCMLFPKCYAILSKQETNTKSVFLKMVYSYYSHSAGSLAMSHSNSKVTITNPSSAGESAVQQKSRDLQVQGFAHTCRENAMCRSKTLPQKRISSI; from the exons ATGGCACAGTTGATAGTACTGATCACCTGTTTTGTGATTGTTTTTGCTACTTCTCAGCCTTGCCAGACCCCTGATGACTTTGTGGCTGCCACTTCACCAGGACACGTCATGACTGGAGGTTTGTTTGCCATTCATGAAAAAATGCTGTCCTCAGAAGAATACCCTAGAAGGCCAGAAATCCAGAAATGTGCCAG cttTGAAATATCAACTTTTCTTCAAACTCT GATACACAGCATTGAGATGATCAATAATTCAACACTATTGTCTGGAGTCAAACTAGGGTACGAAATCTATGACACCTGTACAGATGTCACAGTGGCAATGGCAGCTGCTCTGAG TCTTTCTAAgttcaacagctccagagaaattgtGGAGTTTAAGTGCAACTATTCTAGCTACATGTCAAGGGTTAAG gcTGTCATAGGTGCTGGCTACTCAGAAATAACCA CTGTCTCCTGGATGTTGAGTTTACAGCTCATGACACAG GTGAGTTATGAATCTACTGCAGAAACCCTAAGTGACAAAATtcagtttccttcatttttatggACGATGCCCAGTGATTTCTACCAAACTAAAGCAATGGCCCACCTGATTCAGAAATCTGGACAGAATTGGATTGGCATCCTAACCACAGATGATGACTATGGACTCTCAACActtttgcagttca gactgatctcctttgcagTTCAGACAGCAGCAAATAATGTGTGCATAGTCTTCAGAGAAGCTCTCCCAGACTTCCTCTCATTAATGCCAGTAAAT TTGGTATTTTTGGTCAGGATCAATCAGACACTTGAGAGAATCATAGCAGAAGCCGAGGTTAATGTCGTTGTGGTATTTCTGAGTCAATTCcatgttttcaatctcttcagtaAAGCCATTGAAAGGAATATAAATAAGACCTGGATTGCTAGCTATAGCTGATCAACATCCACCAAGATTGCTACCATTCCTGATGTTAATAGGATTGGCAAAGTTGTGAGGTTTACCTTTAGAAGAGGGAATGTGTCCTctttctgttcccttcttcaAAATCTTTATGCGTTTCCCAGTGATAACAACAAACTCTCAAATGAATATGCCATGCTCTTGTCTGCTTGTGCACATACTAAAGACAGTGATCTGAGTTGATGCATCTCCAACTATTCTCAGGGCACTTTGGCCTCTGAGGACACAGAAAGGAACGTCTTCCTGAGAACTGACTTCCTGTGGGATTACACTGAACTGGGACTTGTTCACAGTATTCAGCTAGCAGTGCTGGCCCTTAGTTATGCCAGTCAGGATCTGTGACAAGCTTGAGGCTATCAGAACCCCAATGGCTTTCAACCATGGGAG ttaCTTGCTATACTGAAAAATGTCACATTCAtggagggct GGAGTTCATTTCATTTTGATGCCCATGGAACTATGAATACTGGATACAATATTGTGCTCTGGAGGGAGATCAGTGGCCACATGACTT ACAAGATGGTACAATATGACCTGAAAAATGACGTCTTCATTGCCACaaatcaagaaacaaaaaatgatcACAGGAATCTTAAG AAAATTCAATCTAAATTCTCCAAGGAATGCAGTCCTGGGCAAATGAAGAAAACCACAAAAAGTCAACATACTTGCTGCTATGAATATGTGACCTGTCCTGAAAATCACTATAACAATCGGACAG ATACGGATCATTGCCTTTTATGCAACAGCGAAACTCACTGGGCCCCTATAGGGCGCACAATGTACTTTGAAAAGGAAATGGAGTACCTTGACTGGAATGATTCCTTGGCTATCTTGCTCCTGGCCCTCTCTCTGCTGGGAATCCTGTTTGTTCTGGCCATTGGCATAATATTTGCAAGAAACCTGAACACACCCATTGTGAAATCATCCGGGGAATTGATGGTCTGCTACGTAATCCTCTTCTGTCATTTCCTCAATTTGGCCGGCTCAGGCTTTTTCATTAGAGAACCACAAAGCTTCACGTGTAAAACCAGGCAGACACTACTTGGCATGAGCTTTACtctctgcatctcccacattctgatgaagaccctgaaaattcTGCTGGCCTTCAGCTTTGATCCCAAGCTTCAGAACTTCCTGAAGTGCTTCTATAAACCCATCCCCATCATTTTCACTTGCACCCTCCTGCTCATCTTTGCAGCCCCTGCTGTGGGACAAAATGTTTCCTTGCCCAGAGCCATTATCTTCGAATGTGAGGAGGGGTCCATTCTTGCATTTGGCTCCATGCTGGTCTATACTGCCATCCTGGCCTTCCAGTGCTTCATTTGTGCCTTCAAAGGCAGGAAATTACCTGAGAATTACAATGAGGCCAAATTCATAACATTTGGCATGCTCATTTACTTCATAGCTTGGATCACCTTTATCCCCAT CACTACGTTTGACAAATATTTGCTGGCTGTGgagattattgttattttaatatcTAACTACGGGATTCTATGTTGCATGCTCTTCCCCAAATGCTATGCTATTCTTTCTAAGCAAGAGACTAACACAAAATCTGTCTTTCTCAAGATGGTTTACAGTTACtactcccacagtgcaggcagccTTGCCATGAGCCACAGCAACAGCAAGGTCACAATAACCAACCCCAGCTCTGCTGGTGAGTCTGCAGTCCAGCAGAAAAGTAGAGATCTTCAGGTACAAGGCTTTGCACACACATGCAGAGAAAATGCTATGTGCAGATCTAAAACTTTGCCTCAAAAAAGAATCTCAAGTATATGA